The window TATAGTGCACATTCATCTAAGATGTAAATACTCTGTATTTCATATTACAAATGGAGGAATAGTTACACAAATCAGAGTGTAAATGGGacgaatatactgtacatatgcacATTTTTCAGTATACTGTCCTCCAACAGTCTcaaaagagaagaggaagcaAGGACATCCAGAAGACAGACAAGAAATCAGCACAGACTCCTACAGAGGTGAGAGgtttttacaaataaataaataaatgattttcccacaatgttttcctcttttttttcttgcatgaaCAATCAAATTGCCCAAAGTAAAGGAGATAATCATCTGGAAGTATCTTTCTGGAACATCTGCTGTTTGAATAATCTATCTATTTCCCTTGGCCACCTTGGTGAATATTTGTCCTCAAGTCCTCAATAAGGTTTATTAAAGAGggcctattatgctcatttttaggtgcatacttgtatttggggtttctcctagaacatgtttacgtgttttaatgttcaaaaaacgctttatttttctcataccggctgtgctgctgcacctcttttcaccctctgtctgaaacactccgtttgaGCTCCTGCTCCCCGCctcctgattggtcagctggcccactctgttgtgattggtcaaccgaaccaaactcttctgactctgctccagctccgctctaactagttttgtttgaaGGCATGCCAATCTAGCCGCTAGGTAGGTATTATGCAAAGGTGTTactcaagtgacatcatcacgttacagaagaaaaggcgggacttcaagcaaggcgtttcaggcagctGAACTGCCGTGccgagcagtgtttctgtggggagtAACTCCCTTCTGCGTGTACTTATAACtgtgcagaccttttacatgtacaaaaaactatataacacactaaaggaagggaaaaagcacaaaagcctaataggtcctctttaaaatacaTAGATCTTGCACGTTTAGCTCACATGCTCACGTAATGTTCTCAAGTCAAACATTTGGCTTTCCACCTCGGGGCCATAACAGGCCAAAGCGAGTGCTccaatcatttaaaataaaagtatatttaaaTGAAAGCTGAGAGTTTGCAGAGCTCCAGGAATTACTTTAGACTTGGTCCAATGATAGATAACGTTTTGGCTTAGAAAATTAGAAAGACCGTGCTACATAATCTTCTCTTTAATCTTAAATCCTTCCGTCTTTATGTCTTATTGCGGAGACCAACTTTTTGAACTTCAGGGTTAGGTTTTAACCGTTTCCACCTGAATGCATTTTAGTATTTATTACCGTCTGTGTTGTCCCCATGCCCCAGGAGGACAATGAGGACCTAAAGTGCCAGCTCGCTTTCATCAAAGAGGAAGCAGTGCTCATGAGAAAGAAGACGGCAAGTATTGACAAAGAGAAGGACCGTTTGGAGCAAGAGCTGCAGAAGTACCGCTCCTTCTATGGCGAACTGGACAGCACCCATCCTAAAGGAGAGGCCGGGGGTCCACCCACCACCCGCGAGTCAGAGCTGAAGCTTCGGCTCCgcctggtggaggaggaggccaaCATCCTGGGAAGGAAAATAGTAGAGTTGGAGGTAAGAGCTACATGGGTCTATTAAAGGACTAACACCTCAGTGGGATGCGAGTGTTGAGCTTTTCTCCCTCCACCCCACAGGTAGAGAACCGTGGCCTGAGGGCCGAGCTCGACGACCTCCGTGGCGAAGGAGAGGGCGCCGGAGGCTCTGGGATGGGCGGGTCGGGCTCGGGGCGAGGCCTCGGCGATGACCTGACGGAGCTCcgacagcagctgcagctggtGGAGGACGAGGCAGAGCTGCTGAGGAGGAACCTAGCCGATGTCGAAGATCAAAACAAGAAAGTGACCACCGAGCTGAACAAGATGCGGTTCAAAGCCGGCACCCACGAGGGAGGCGGCAggcatggaggaggagggattgATGCAGCAAAGGCAGAAGCCCTTCAGGAGGAGTTAAAGGCAGCAAGGCTACAGATTAACGACCTAAGTGGCAAggtattacaagtttttttgataatattgccATTCATTTCCTTTTTGACTTATGAGCTGGCAAAACATAAAATGTTGACTTTACTAATATGACAGATGGCTACCACACGTAGTAGCCATCTTTCAGAGCTCAGCTccacccatagactgtatagacaCACCTCTAGTGTTGTTCGCTGTGCACTACAATACATCACATCATTACAGCATCATAGAAAGCGGTATTTATGACGATATTGAAAATCATACTGTCAGGATTTCGAAATACCCTGATATACCGTAATACCATAATACCACCCAAATCTAGCCTAACCTCTATATAAGCTTTTACCCTCTGGACGTTGTTTCAGGGCACTCGTTAGAAGAACTAATAGATTCCACGTCAAAGTGACTTCGCCAGCCATAGAGCCAAGTTGTTATGTGCGTTAGTAAAAAATCTGATTAGAAAATCTGATTACTGTAACATCTCTTTGTCTTTATTCAGGTGATGCAGCTGCAGTACGAGAACCGTGTGCTCCTCTCCAACATGCAGCGCTATGACCTGGCCTCCCACCTCTCCCTGCGGCCAAGCCCACGGGACAGCGACGCAGAAAGCGACGCCGGTGGTGCGACGAGCGGGCGCCGTGAGAGCGACGAGGACTCCAACTCCTCGCGCCTCCTCCCACCACACCGCAAACGCGAGGGCCCTGTAGGTGGGGAGAGTGACTCAGATGAGGTCAGAAACAACAACGGAAGCAGCCGCTGCCTGACGCCCACGCGGGGCCTCTACACCCCCACTGGGCCCGAGGGCGCCGCCTCCTCCGCCTTGGCTCGCTTCCTGCCCGTTGGCCGGTGCAGCCTGCGCGACAGGCAGCACATGACTGACATCCGTTTGGAGGCGGAAAGGCTTGTTCGGACCATCGACCGGCTCATCGCTGACACGGCCACTATCATCTCAGAGGCGAGGGTCTACGTTTCAAATGGCGACCTGATGTacgggaggggaggagaggagggtggaGAGGAAGATGGTGGCCGGATCAGGGAACATGAGCTGCTGTATCGCATTAACGCCCAGATGAAGGCCTTCCGGAAAGAACTGCAGACCTTCATAGACCGACTGGAAGTGCCGAGGATCGAGGACAGGGATGCGGAGGAGCCACTGTCGGTGAGACAAGAATTAAAAATGATTGAGTTGTatgtaaaatatctcaaaagAGTTGAATGCTGATTCTCTTTCTTCCCTTTTCTCACTAAATCCAACCTCCTGGTTTGTCACGCCACTCTTCCTCCGCCCAGATGTTCCAGCCCATCATTTTGCTCATCCTCATACTCGTGTTATTCTCATCCCTCTCCTACGCCACCATCTTTAAACTAGTCTTTCTTTTTACTCTTTTCTTTGTTCTGTGATGTACGCCTCCCTTTAATTCACATCAtcccttgttttgttttttgctctgttgtttttctttcctccccGCATCATTTGTTGCCAAGGTAACCAAAAGCACAGGAAAAGCTCAGCACTCGCCAAGGCTGCAGTCACATTCAAGAGAGTGTGGCTAGATTCAACACTGGAGTCTACATTATCCATAACACATCACTGTCCACATCTGTCCCCCAAGAAGGTGAGTTACAATGTGTAACTGTGATTATCACGTATTGATAACACTGTAGTTGATATAGACCAGATCGACATCGCATAATCGCCAAGGCCATGCCCcttcagaaagaaagaaagaaaggcgcTGTCACATATGGAGAGACATGGGAAAATGCAGAAAAGCTATTGTGTAGCGGCTTGactgaggctttcacactgacatttgaggcacataagatatgtgaatattcactgtcagtgtggtaaatcacTAAATATTGTTGTGACAGTTGCTACTGATGGATAAGTTAACTTCGCAAGCTTCAGTGGGAGGATGCTGCAGTACAGTCATACATTAGAGCAGCaccagactgtcgtctccaactaaatctcagcctaaaGTTCAAACAGTTGGCTCTTAACAGGTTGATTATTTAGAGACAACACTAAGCCTAAGGATACCTGGTGATTCAATCAAACATGTAGTGTTATAGATGTCCGGATAAACAATATTGGGCCATTGTGTTGGGTCATTCATCCTCTTTGACGGGGTTAGAACTatggggaagactgaaggggcatgacggcgatcaaccttaatttattaaggtgTTACAAACACTCAGGTTCAAAATAATTATTGGACATATCTATAAAACAGATGTTTGTTTAacaagaaataaatgcatacaaacttgtcaaaattacaatccaaacaaaatgtcaaaccaaTTCTTTAAGCCAGCAGGAAATTGGACATGAGCCATCTCCTattgctgatgaagaccatgagatAAGGCTGAGATAAGGCCCTGAAAAGCCAATAAGTAGACCTTTGAGTTGACATTATGTGGTTACACATTAATAAACAGACAATGTAGATAGAATATGTTCCAGAAATGAAGGGCATATATGGTTTAGCATTGCTTATATTGAGCGTTAAAggggcagtgtgtaggatttggcggcatctagcggcaaggttgcagattgcaaacaactgaaACCAAGCGAGTAGGTAGGAGAACAGTGACCAACGCGAAAATGTAAATGGCCCTAtcaagagccagtgtttgtttgtccattcttggctactatagaaacatggtggccggctctgtgaagaagtcccgctccatatgtagatataaacggctcattttaaggttaagaaaacaaaacgattgttattttcaggtgataatacactaaagaaaacatactcattattataatattccatttctgccagtagatccccttaaatgttacacacttgcCCTTTAAGGTCACAAGGCTGAAAGGGAGGAAACCTGAATTACCCTTTTACGCCCCTTTACGTCCTGATTTAACCTTCCATCCTGCTGCTGTTGCCTCAAGGTAAAGTCAGgataaagtttgtttttatcccCTCTCCTTAACTCCTGAAGTATTTATCATTCATTAGGAAACACAACAGGTGGAGGAATAATGGTGATGATCCCGGGGCTTTAAACTGGAAGGAATTCTGGCGATCACGTTGAGTGCCAAATGTCAGATCTTGTCCGAGGGTGGGCCCTAAAATTCCCAGCGGGACCCCTGATTAGAGGCAGGCATTAGAAATTGATGGTGTGTCAGAAGCAACTGTCTTCAGTCGTCACTGCAGCAGGATGAGTCAAGAACACAGTCACAGGTTTGGGTTACTCCAGGACATTGAACGAGATTTCACACATATTGCTCTTTTGAAGCATAAATATGCCAGAAAATATTGtgaaacattaaaaatgaaGAGACCACGTGAAGTTTAATGACTTCAAAAGTCCCCAAAAAAAACGTTGCCAAACATGCCAGGCAATCCACCTTGCAGTTTCCTTTTCGTGACTACCTTCAATAAAGATATTATTGACCGTGACACATTATTACTCACCCTGTCACACACACCCATCTGGCATCCCTTGGAAAAAATGATTTGCAGTGGGGCACGGTCACAAGACAAAATCTGCCCAAGCCTCCTAAAGCAGAGTAGCAACAGAGAAGCCCATTGGCCGAGAGATCGCAGCAGCTGAAATAGCTATGTAAACACTTTCCCTCTCTGCATGAGCCCCAGTAATTATAGCCAGGATGCTGGTGACGACAGTTGTCCCATCGAGACTTCAAATGGTGGAATAAATTTGACATTATGATATTTGATCCCGGCTCCAATGGCGCGCCCACGTAAACAGTGGGGCGCGGTATAAAGGCCGGGTACCCCGGCTGGAACAGAAGTTGTTTACCCTTTAGCTCAACACTCCGGGTTTAACCCCGACATTGAGGCGTGACTAGAAGAACTGGGGCCCTTTAAATCCAGTCCACGGGGGTTTACGTAACAGAGGAGGCAAAGCGAGGGGGAAGCACCACATGAGTAGACTTGACAATTAGGCGCCGAGGGGAGTGAAGGTGTTGCAGAGGACAGAGTGCACAGGAACTAGAGCAGGCTGAGGATTTATACTGGAGCAGTGAACACTTTTATGTTGAGAAAGGTAAGGACAGCTGTTTATTATTGAGGTGgaaatttataaatatttaaatgtcttaCAGTTTAGTGCCATATGGGACGATCTAATTTTGAATTAATCTGTATATAGGctacaaatattattaaaatttaGACTGCATGAGTGGCAAAACCTGAAGTTGCCCTAGTTCACTGTTGTCATATTACTCCTTGagtcgattttttttttcgcaattttctcagttttatttcaaataatttattttatttcgaGCAAGTTTTGGGTTGTCTTGTTTAGCCTTTGGtggtgttttttattatttgtttttattttattattattttctattttatttttctcaattttatttttaatcatatatttttatatttaattttagcAAGTTTTGGGGTAGTCATGTTTAGCCTTGTGgggatatcttttttttttattattatttttagtttctcaattttattttaaaactcattcatttattttatttttaacacgTTTTGGGTTGTTTAGCCTTAtggtgattttttaaaaaatattttttttattttattaaaatgttctcTATTTAATCTTAAAtcatattcattaatttatttagagTTTTAGATCGCTTTTTATGTTTTAGTTCTGTTTTTTGCCCCTGACATACAttcactctctctgtccctctcccaTGCACACAGTGCCATGCAGCCAGTTTACTATGCATAGTTACAAGATTATTAATATCTCCACTCTTGCATCACAAGTGGGAGGGAGGTGGATGGTACATTCGGGCACTTTCGATACTCCTCATATTTAATTatgcaactacaacaacaacaaaggaaGGCCAGGGGCTGCGAGAATAGTTAAGCCATTAGTGCTCCCAGTGGGACACAATATCACCATGCCATTAATGAATGTTGACCCGGCTACATTTACAGTGTTTGGGGATCCATCTGAGGGTCAACCTTGAATGCATCGGAGATATGACACAGCACAGAGGACATTTTAATATTGAACCCTTCATTTGAAAGTTTAAGTTGAGAGCTTGAGGCGTACAGAGGCAGGCTGGAGGTCAAAGTGACCAGGAGCTGTCATGCGACACTCTTGTCCACACGTGCTGCATAGGTGGGCTAACATGCCTGTGAAGTTTGAAGAATGCGAAAGGAGAGGGTCGTAAATATCTGACCTTTGTGAGGGCAGAAAGTGTCCAACAATATGTCATAAGTAAGTCATTTAAGCAACGGAGAGAAGTAAAAAAATACTCAG is drawn from Sebastes umbrosus isolate fSebUmb1 chromosome 18, fSebUmb1.pri, whole genome shotgun sequence and contains these coding sequences:
- the LOC119477077 gene encoding protein SOGA3-like isoform X2, whose protein sequence is MSVEQKMKPSTRGAAAPPPSSSSSAAAAADNREASGRKRRRRRQQHRVSSPATAQEEAPRHPDRSISPLPPAAGRSRTRESLRSADGRERGGGRGGGRGAAAVHPDGAEADVVRPNRADAVGEDPTDSSASPRRSALRLPCLQAGDSQQRLLPGRGASSAAENEKQPGEEEEGGREERSGCGVGLGLGLWRGGCLQAELIHFHLHKRLRRMQTRTENMGAAEEEEEEAAQGELQPAADATEAGSVTQQQDQAFEDEMERLLDENEDLKCEIEEMRTEMDEMRDTFYEEDTCQLQEMRRELERANKNCRILQYRLRKAERKRLRYAQTGEIDEELLRSLEQDLKVAKDVSVRLHHELEKVEEKRTKTEEENEKLRQKLIEVEVTKQALQNELDKTKESQKRRGSKDIQKTDKKSAQTPTEEDNEDLKCQLAFIKEEAVLMRKKTASIDKEKDRLEQELQKYRSFYGELDSTHPKGEAGGPPTTRESELKLRLRLVEEEANILGRKIVELEVENRGLRAELDDLRGEGEGAGGSGMGGSGSGRGLGDDLTELRQQLQLVEDEAELLRRNLADVEDQNKKVTTELNKMRFKAGTHEGGGRHGGGGIDAAKAEALQEELKAARLQINDLSGKVMQLQYENRVLLSNMQRYDLASHLSLRPSPRDSDAESDAGGATSGRRESDEDSNSSRLLPPHRKREGPVGGESDSDEVRNNNGSSRCLTPTRGLYTPTGPEGAASSALARFLPVGRCSLRDRQHMTDIRLEAERLVRTIDRLIADTATIISEARVYVSNGDLMYGRGGEEGGEEDGGRIREHELLYRINAQMKAFRKELQTFIDRLEVPRIEDRDAEEPLSVTKSTGKAQHSPRLQSHSRECG
- the LOC119477077 gene encoding protein SOGA3-like isoform X1; this translates as MSVEQKMKPSTRGAAAPPPSSSSSAAAAADNREASGRKRRRRRQQHRVSSPATAQEEAPRHPDRSISPLPPAAGRSRTRESLRSADGRERGGGRGGGRGAAAVHPDGAEADVVRPNRADAVGEDPTDSSASPRRSALRLPCLQAGDSQQRLLPGRGASSAAENEKQPGEEEEGGREERSGCGVGLGLGLWRGGCLQAELIHFHLHKRLRRMQTRTENMGAAEEEEEEAAQGELQPAADATEAGSVTQQQDQAFEDEMERLLDENEDLKCEIEEMRTEMDEMRDTFYEEDTCQLQEMRRELERANKNCRILQYRLRKAERKRLRYAQTGEIDEELLRSLEQDLKVAKDVSVRLHHELEKVEEKRTKTEEENEKLRQKLIEVEVTKQALQNELDKTKESQKRRGSKDIQKTDKKSAQTPTEEDNEDLKCQLAFIKEEAVLMRKKTASIDKEKDRLEQELQKYRSFYGELDSTHPKGEAGGPPTTRESELKLRLRLVEEEANILGRKIVELEVENRGLRAELDDLRGEGEGAGGSGMGGSGSGRGLGDDLTELRQQLQLVEDEAELLRRNLADVEDQNKKVTTELNKMRFKAGTHEGGGRHGGGGIDAAKAEALQEELKAARLQINDLSGKVMQLQYENRVLLSNMQRYDLASHLSLRPSPRDSDAESDAGGATSGRRESDEDSNSSRLLPPHRKREGPVGGESDSDEVRNNNGSSRCLTPTRGLYTPTGPEGAASSALARFLPVGRCSLRDRQHMTDIRLEAERLVRTIDRLIADTATIISEARVYVSNGDLMYGRGGEEGGEEDGGRIREHELLYRINAQMKAFRKELQTFIDRLEVPRIEDRDAEEPLSMFQPIILLILILVLFSSLSYATIFKLVFLFTLFFVL